The following proteins are encoded in a genomic region of Brachypodium distachyon strain Bd21 chromosome 1, Brachypodium_distachyon_v3.0, whole genome shotgun sequence:
- the LOC100835785 gene encoding serine carboxypeptidase-like 51, which produces MNGIIKKKFKIIPKDLIWQEVSLEADEALAQTFMKPAINEVDELISYGVNVTVYNGQLDVICSTIGVEAWVKNLKWDGLTNFLRVPRQPLYHCESSIHCSSAIKAYVRSYENLHFYWILGAGLMVPADQPDVALRMISSITQSPGS; this is translated from the exons ATGAACGGGATAATTAAGAAAAAGTTCAAGATCATCCCCAAGGACCTCAT CTGGCAAGAAGTGTCACTTGAGGCCGACGAGGCGCTGGCTCAGACATTCATGAAGCCAGCAATAAACGAG GTTGATGAACTGATATCATACGGTGTGAATGTTACCGTGTACAATGGACAG CTCGATGTGATCTGCTCGACGATCGGCGTGGAAGCATGGGTGAAGAATCTCAA ATGGGATGGCCTGACGAACTTCTTGCGCGTGCCAAGGCAGCCTCTGTATCACTGCGAGTCTTCCATACACTGTTCCAGCGCAATAAAGGCCTACGTCAGATCATACGAGAACTTGCACTTCTACTGGATCCTCGGAGCAGGACTCATG GTGCCTGCTGACCAGCCTGATGTTGCGTTAAGAATGATCAGTAGCATTACTCAGTCACCGGGCAGTTAG